One segment of Arcanobacterium haemolyticum DSM 20595 DNA contains the following:
- a CDS encoding DUF885 domain-containing protein, which yields MTRPVSPIDALANEFCQKILNESPEFVTSLGLPGADESTFSDYSPEGLAKMADIQRSTLAAIDAQEPTDAVDRVTVAAMKERLGLEIESFDNTEFGDINNITTPLQGVAEIFDLMPSDTAADWELITARLRNVPQALKGWQETLLLRAEHGPANATRQINLAIDEAAQKASDASGIASLAERGAAAHPQLADTLCAAATDARAAYAELSEFLKEKIAPHGGERDAFGRERYERRIRQFVGAKLDLDETYEWGVAELTRIIAEQNRVSEELYGPGVSIPAAMERLNNDPTRMLHGKDALQTWMQGISDQALNDLAGTHFEIPEPMKKIECMIAPSGTGAIYYTGPSDDFSRPGRMWWSVPETSTTFTTWQEKTTVYHEGVPGHHLQIGYTTLLRDQLNMWRRNFCWVSGHGEGWALYAEGLMRELGYMNDPGDYMGVLDAERLRASRVVLDIGVHLEKPAPAQYQHISPVWNRDVAWQFLQDNVAMDRSFLQFELNRYLGWAGQAPSYKIGHRMWKQLRADAELRDGANFNLKDWHTQALSLGSVGLDVLREAMA from the coding sequence ATGACTAGACCAGTATCCCCCATTGATGCCCTTGCAAACGAATTCTGCCAGAAGATCCTTAACGAATCGCCGGAATTCGTCACATCGCTCGGCCTACCAGGCGCCGATGAATCCACATTTTCTGACTATTCCCCAGAAGGATTAGCGAAAATGGCAGATATCCAGCGCTCCACTCTTGCCGCAATTGATGCACAAGAACCTACGGACGCCGTTGATCGCGTAACCGTAGCCGCCATGAAAGAACGGCTCGGGCTAGAAATTGAATCCTTTGATAATACCGAATTTGGCGACATCAACAACATCACCACGCCACTTCAAGGCGTTGCCGAAATCTTTGACCTCATGCCATCCGATACTGCCGCCGATTGGGAGCTGATCACTGCCCGCTTACGCAACGTTCCTCAAGCCCTCAAAGGCTGGCAGGAGACCCTCCTTCTCCGCGCAGAACACGGCCCAGCCAACGCAACACGCCAGATTAACCTCGCAATCGACGAAGCCGCACAGAAAGCCAGCGACGCATCCGGGATCGCTTCCCTCGCTGAGCGTGGCGCCGCAGCACACCCACAGCTAGCCGATACTCTCTGCGCAGCAGCAACAGACGCCCGCGCAGCCTACGCTGAACTCTCCGAATTCCTCAAAGAAAAGATCGCTCCGCACGGCGGCGAACGTGACGCTTTTGGCCGCGAACGCTACGAACGCAGGATCCGCCAGTTCGTTGGCGCAAAACTCGACCTCGATGAAACCTACGAATGGGGCGTCGCCGAACTGACGCGTATCATTGCAGAACAGAACCGGGTCTCTGAAGAACTCTATGGCCCAGGAGTCAGCATTCCTGCAGCCATGGAACGCCTGAACAACGATCCAACCCGGATGCTACACGGCAAGGATGCACTCCAGACATGGATGCAGGGCATCTCCGATCAGGCACTCAACGATCTGGCTGGCACTCATTTTGAGATTCCAGAACCCATGAAGAAGATCGAATGCATGATCGCCCCATCTGGCACGGGCGCCATCTACTACACGGGCCCATCGGACGATTTCTCCCGCCCAGGCCGCATGTGGTGGTCTGTTCCAGAAACATCCACCACGTTCACGACATGGCAGGAAAAGACCACGGTTTACCACGAAGGCGTTCCCGGCCACCACCTTCAAATCGGATACACGACGTTGTTGCGCGATCAGCTCAACATGTGGCGCCGGAACTTCTGCTGGGTTTCAGGCCACGGCGAAGGCTGGGCTCTATATGCCGAAGGTTTGATGCGCGAGTTGGGTTACATGAACGATCCAGGTGACTACATGGGGGTCCTCGACGCCGAACGGTTGCGTGCTTCCCGCGTGGTACTTGACATCGGGGTTCATTTAGAAAAGCCGGCACCGGCCCAATACCAGCACATCTCCCCTGTGTGGAACCGCGATGTGGCATGGCAGTTCTTGCAGGATAACGTGGCGATGGATCGTTCGTTCTTGCAGTTTGAGCTCAACCGCTACCTCGGCTGGGCTGGCCAAGCTCCGTCATACAAGATCGGCCACCGCATGTGGAAGCAACTGCGGGCTGACGCAGAACTGCGCGATGGTGCCAACTTCAACCTTAAAGATTGGCACACGCAGGCACTCTCCCTCGGTTCGGTAGGCTTGGACGTGTTACGTGAGGCGATGGCATGA
- a CDS encoding Maf family protein codes for MNLLLGSASPARRQTLINAGITPSVMVADLDEDSLIADFATQHPDMDTRSLATAQVQLLATSKAQAIYEEMRRQGKNATVVVGCDSMLEMNGTIAGKPHTPHIARERLRNMRGNVGYLHTGHCVIDTATGKISEGVSTAAVHIANLTDAEIDAYIATGEPLHVAGSFTVDGFGGPFVEKIDGDYHGIVGISLPLLRTLLAELGHSITDFWN; via the coding sequence ATGAATCTCTTGCTCGGTTCAGCATCCCCTGCACGCCGCCAAACCCTGATCAACGCAGGCATCACCCCATCGGTGATGGTTGCCGATCTAGACGAAGATTCGCTAATCGCCGATTTTGCGACCCAACATCCTGATATGGATACGAGGAGTCTAGCTACTGCACAAGTCCAGCTACTTGCCACTAGCAAAGCTCAGGCGATCTATGAAGAAATGAGGCGACAAGGTAAGAACGCCACCGTCGTCGTCGGCTGCGATTCGATGCTCGAAATGAACGGAACCATCGCAGGAAAACCACACACCCCGCACATCGCGCGCGAACGCCTGCGGAACATGCGCGGAAACGTGGGATACCTCCACACCGGACACTGCGTAATCGATACTGCCACCGGGAAAATCTCCGAAGGAGTCTCCACCGCAGCCGTCCATATCGCCAACCTCACCGACGCAGAAATCGACGCCTATATCGCAACGGGAGAACCACTCCACGTGGCCGGCTCGTTCACTGTGGACGGATTCGGCGGGCCCTTCGTTGAAAAAATCGACGGCGACTACCACGGAATCGTAGGAATATCCCTTCCACTGCTCCGAACGTTACTCGCAGAACTCGGCCATTCGATCACCGACTTCTGGAACTAA
- a CDS encoding citrate synthase, with amino-acid sequence MANNAHLTVDAQELELERVQAVSGNDGFKINTMLAETGTVTLDPGFTNTASCTSEITYIDGDAGILRYRGYPIEQLAEHCSFLEVAYLLIYGQLPDVESLAAFTHRIKRHTLLHEDFRSFFTAFPSSGHPMSILQAGVAGLGTYYQDTLDPVDKEQRNLASVLLLAKLPTMIAYISKRATGLPLLYPDAAKSYTEDFIRMTFALPYQNHDIDPTIVNALDKLFILHADHEQNCSTSTVRLVGSSQANIYASVAAGVGALSGPLHGGANEAVLSMLDNLRESGTPIKEFVSQVKDKTNNVKLMGFGHRVYKNYDPRAKIVKGLADDILGSLSGDEELFDMARELEQVALEDDYFVERHLYPNVDFYTGLIYKAMGFPTKMFTPLFALGRLPGWIAQYHELVDDPAQKIGRPRQVYIGADERDWVPLSERNRGYSGFREPIDYQV; translated from the coding sequence ATGGCAAACAACGCGCACCTTACCGTGGACGCCCAGGAACTTGAACTGGAACGCGTCCAGGCAGTCTCAGGAAATGACGGGTTTAAGATCAACACAATGCTGGCCGAAACTGGCACGGTCACACTAGATCCGGGCTTTACCAACACAGCTTCATGCACGTCAGAAATCACGTACATCGATGGAGATGCGGGGATCTTGCGGTACCGCGGTTATCCGATCGAACAACTAGCCGAACATTGTTCGTTCCTAGAAGTGGCCTACCTGCTGATTTATGGGCAGTTGCCGGACGTGGAATCGTTGGCGGCCTTTACGCATCGGATCAAACGCCACACGCTCTTACATGAAGATTTCCGTTCCTTCTTCACGGCCTTCCCGTCTTCTGGCCATCCGATGTCCATCCTACAAGCGGGTGTTGCCGGCTTAGGCACCTACTATCAGGACACGCTGGATCCGGTGGATAAGGAACAGCGAAATTTGGCATCAGTGTTGCTGCTGGCGAAGCTCCCCACGATGATCGCCTACATTTCGAAGCGCGCTACGGGTTTGCCGCTCCTGTACCCGGACGCCGCGAAATCGTACACGGAAGATTTCATCCGGATGACGTTCGCGTTGCCGTACCAGAATCACGATATTGATCCAACGATCGTGAACGCTTTGGACAAGTTGTTTATTCTGCACGCAGATCATGAGCAGAATTGTTCCACTTCCACGGTGCGCCTTGTGGGATCGTCTCAGGCGAATATTTATGCGTCGGTGGCAGCGGGCGTGGGAGCGCTTTCGGGCCCGTTGCATGGCGGTGCGAACGAAGCCGTGCTGTCTATGCTGGATAACCTGCGCGAATCAGGCACGCCGATTAAGGAGTTCGTCTCCCAGGTGAAGGACAAGACGAACAATGTGAAGCTGATGGGGTTTGGGCATCGCGTCTATAAGAATTACGATCCGCGGGCGAAGATCGTGAAGGGCTTGGCGGACGATATTTTGGGGTCGCTTTCTGGTGATGAAGAATTGTTCGATATGGCACGCGAGCTGGAGCAGGTTGCGTTGGAGGATGATTACTTTGTGGAGCGCCACTTGTATCCGAACGTCGATTTCTATACGGGCTTGATTTATAAGGCGATGGGGTTCCCTACGAAGATGTTTACTCCGTTGTTTGCGCTTGGTCGGTTGCCTGGGTGGATTGCTCAGTATCACGAATTGGTGGACGATCCGGCGCAGAAGATTGGCCGCCCGCGGCAGGTGTATATTGGGGCGGACGAACGCGATTGGGTTCCGTTGAGTGAACGCAACAGGGGATATTCGGGGTTCCGGGAGCCGATTGACTATCAGGTATAG